The proteins below are encoded in one region of Rhodospirillaceae bacterium:
- the pqqC gene encoding pyrroloquinoline-quinone synthase PqqC, which translates to MTDGQPFTPEAFEAELRVIGKRQYHDLHPFHQLLHGGELKKGQVQAWALNRFYYQISIPRKDLALMSRIEDPELRNTWRQRVLDHDGGGEGGTGGIERWLRLTDGLGMNREDVKNLKGLLPATRFAVDAYVNFVSTKPTLEGIASSLTELFAPDIHRERIDGFERYYEFANDATLSYFRRRLIEAPRDVEFGLAYVLENATTREQQDKCIAALTFKTELLWAQLDALHHAYVFPGLIPPGAFVPEDMTETVYTRKG; encoded by the coding sequence ATGACCGACGGCCAGCCTTTCACTCCTGAAGCTTTCGAAGCCGAACTACGCGTCATTGGCAAACGCCAATACCACGATTTGCATCCGTTTCATCAACTTTTGCATGGTGGCGAGTTGAAAAAGGGCCAGGTACAGGCCTGGGCGCTGAACCGCTTCTATTACCAGATCAGCATTCCGCGCAAAGATTTGGCATTGATGTCGCGTATTGAGGACCCGGAGCTCCGTAACACCTGGCGTCAGCGCGTCCTTGATCATGACGGCGGCGGCGAAGGCGGCACCGGCGGGATCGAACGCTGGTTGCGCCTGACGGATGGCCTGGGGATGAACCGCGAAGACGTTAAAAATCTGAAAGGCCTTTTACCCGCGACCCGCTTTGCCGTTGATGCCTATGTTAATTTTGTATCGACCAAGCCGACTCTGGAAGGCATCGCATCATCACTGACGGAATTGTTCGCCCCGGACATTCACCGTGAACGCATCGACGGGTTTGAACGTTATTACGAATTTGCCAACGATGCAACATTGTCTTATTTCCGCCGTCGTTTGATTGAGGCACCACGGGATGTGGAATTCGGCCTGGCCTATGTGCTGGAGAACGCCACGACGCGCGAACAGCAAGACAAGTGCATCGCAGCGCTTACCTTCAAGACGGAGCTGTTGTGGGCGCAATTGGACGCACTGCATCACGCATACGTCTTTCCCGGCCTAATCCCGCCGGGAGCTTTCGTTCCCGAAGACATGACTGAAACGGTGTATACGCGCAAAGGGTGA
- the pqqB gene encoding pyrroloquinoline quinone biosynthesis protein PqqB translates to MFKVLILGSAAGGGFPQWNCNCENCSKARAGDSNARPRTQSSLAVTADGKRWVLLNTSPDLRQQIFENPALHPNEGLRHTPISAAVLTNADIDHSAGLLTLRESQPFALYATGRVLGVLAGNSVYDVVNPDFVPRRPLSLNTPKKLLDVENNDLGLTVTPFAIPGKIALYLEDDTQDNFGSVPEDTIGLEVTDTATKKRFFYLPGCAAVPDDLAKRLMGAELVFMDGTTWTDDEMIRRKVGHKTGQRMGHMAMDGPGGTIDTFSQFDIAQKVFIHINNTNPVLLDDSPERAEAEAAGWVVAHDGLEITP, encoded by the coding sequence ATGTTCAAGGTTTTGATACTGGGCTCGGCTGCGGGGGGCGGCTTCCCTCAATGGAATTGTAATTGTGAAAATTGCTCAAAGGCGCGTGCCGGGGATTCCAATGCGCGACCGCGCACCCAGTCTTCCCTTGCCGTAACGGCGGATGGGAAACGTTGGGTCCTGCTCAATACATCCCCGGATTTGCGCCAACAGATTTTTGAAAACCCCGCATTGCACCCCAACGAGGGTTTGCGGCACACGCCGATTTCCGCGGCGGTGCTGACTAACGCCGACATTGATCATTCAGCTGGATTATTGACGTTGCGCGAAAGCCAGCCATTTGCGCTCTACGCTACGGGTCGTGTACTGGGTGTTCTTGCAGGGAACTCCGTTTACGACGTGGTCAATCCTGATTTTGTCCCCAGACGCCCCCTGTCCTTAAACACACCAAAGAAACTGCTAGACGTTGAAAACAACGACCTAGGCCTAACCGTCACGCCCTTCGCCATTCCGGGAAAAATCGCCTTGTATCTTGAAGACGACACCCAAGACAATTTTGGTTCCGTTCCCGAAGACACCATCGGGCTTGAAGTCACGGATACCGCAACGAAAAAACGTTTCTTCTATCTGCCGGGCTGCGCTGCGGTTCCTGATGATCTGGCCAAACGCCTTATGGGAGCCGAGTTAGTATTCATGGATGGGACAACGTGGACCGATGATGAAATGATCCGCCGCAAGGTCGGCCACAAGACAGGACAGCGTATGGGCCATATGGCTATGGACGGCCCCGGGGGAACCATCGACACCTTTTCCCAATTCGATATCGCCCAAAAAGTCTTTATCCATATCAACAACACAAATCCCGTACTTCTTGACGACAGTCCCGAACGTGCCGAAGCAGAGGCCGCCGGATGGGTCGTCGCCCATGATGGATTGGAAATAACACCATGA